The following coding sequences lie in one Bacteroides helcogenes P 36-108 genomic window:
- a CDS encoding HAD family hydrolase codes for MIKNILFDMGGVVFRQNSEEAYRRFRQMGIDTDCYMGNYGQKDFFLDVETGAISATEFCRKMAKATGRKEISWEEARHCWLGFIRDVPVERLHCLLELKKDYHICLLSNTNPFIMDFTRSNQFSTDGKPITEYFHTLFCSYEMKAYKPNADIFLKALEADRMKAEETLFLDDSLKNINAAKALGIQGLHVAPDEDWTGILEERLQQNHL; via the coding sequence ATGATAAAAAACATACTGTTTGACATGGGCGGAGTGGTGTTCCGTCAGAACTCGGAAGAAGCCTACCGGCGTTTTCGCCAAATGGGAATAGATACCGACTGCTACATGGGCAACTACGGGCAGAAGGACTTCTTTCTGGACGTGGAAACCGGGGCAATCTCTGCTACAGAATTCTGCCGGAAGATGGCGAAAGCCACGGGCAGAAAAGAAATAAGCTGGGAAGAAGCCCGGCACTGCTGGTTGGGATTTATCCGCGATGTGCCTGTGGAACGCCTGCACTGCCTGTTGGAACTAAAGAAGGACTACCACATCTGCCTGCTAAGTAACACCAATCCTTTCATCATGGACTTTACCCGTAGCAACCAATTCAGCACCGATGGCAAGCCCATCACCGAGTACTTCCATACCTTGTTTTGCAGCTACGAAATGAAGGCCTACAAGCCCAACGCAGACATCTTCCTGAAAGCACTGGAGGCAGATCGTATGAAGGCAGAAGAAACCCTCTTTTTGGACGACAGTCTGAAGAATATCAATGCCGCCAAAGCTCTGGGCATACAGGGGCTACACGTGGCGCCCGATGAAGACTGGACCGGCATTCTGGAAGAGCGCCTGCAGCAGAACCACCTATAA
- a CDS encoding carboxypeptidase-like regulatory domain-containing protein, with amino-acid sequence MKQIISLLLLLCSTVAYAQQQDSVTIRGRVTDYNGQPIDSATVEWKNPSFDTVKEVLTDKDGNYTARIPKGKYQSMACIRMSTYPNSPALHVSSEADMRLEFWAWDFMADRDTTLNIRYHRMEAYGLRAFRIPGATPAYQIYVRPMSLTRFLQWQKESEKQAIRGEGLNGIEQSAIGEQAQASLLAPPINKLKATVWIDGEEVPLLMKQEIKEYFDASEYGNAYLLTVNLPKKESARPYRIFKVELEDLENGDRGEGLYYMEKENYIQ; translated from the coding sequence ATGAAACAGATTATCTCCCTTTTGCTTTTGTTATGCAGCACCGTCGCTTACGCACAGCAGCAAGACTCCGTGACCATCCGCGGACGGGTGACAGATTACAACGGACAGCCGATAGACAGCGCCACCGTGGAGTGGAAAAATCCTTCCTTTGATACCGTAAAGGAAGTGCTGACCGACAAAGACGGCAACTACACCGCCCGCATCCCGAAAGGGAAATACCAAAGCATGGCCTGCATCCGCATGAGCACTTACCCCAACTCTCCCGCCCTCCACGTGTCTTCCGAAGCAGACATGCGGCTTGAGTTCTGGGCATGGGACTTCATGGCCGACCGTGACACCACCCTCAACATCCGCTACCACCGCATGGAAGCCTACGGGCTGCGCGCCTTCCGCATACCGGGAGCCACCCCCGCCTATCAGATATATGTGCGCCCCATGAGCCTGACGCGCTTCCTGCAATGGCAGAAAGAGAGTGAAAAACAGGCCATACGCGGCGAAGGCCTAAACGGTATCGAGCAATCAGCCATCGGCGAACAAGCACAAGCCAGCTTACTGGCTCCTCCCATCAACAAGCTGAAAGCCACTGTCTGGATAGACGGAGAAGAAGTCCCCCTCCTGATGAAGCAGGAGATAAAGGAATACTTCGACGCAAGCGAATATGGCAACGCATACCTGCTGACCGTAAACCTGCCCAAGAAAGAAAGCGCCCGCCCCTACCGCATCTTCAAGGTAGAGCTGGAAGACTTGGAGAACGGCGACCGTGGCGAAGGGCTTTACTATATGGAGAAAGAAAACTACATCCAATAA
- a CDS encoding ketopantoate reductase family protein, translating into MKYLIAGTGGVGGSIAAFLALAGKDATCIARGEHLAAIREHGLLLHSDLKGEHTLKMPAYTAEEYTELIDKEISISLVNSPTESLSTKYKADVIFVCVKGYSVDSITELIKRASHEHTVVIPILNVYGTGPRIQRLVPGVTVLDGCIYIVGFVSGRGEITQMGNIFRLVFGAHRGTIVSRETMEAVQRDLQESGIKAEISDDINRDTFVKWSFISAMAITGAYYDVPMGEVQKPGKVRNTFIGLSRESAALGQKLGIRFKEDIIEYNLKVIDKLDPESTASMQKDLAKGHQSEVQGLLFDMIAAAEEQGIDIPTYRMVAEKFK; encoded by the coding sequence ATGAAATACTTGATAGCAGGCACAGGCGGCGTAGGCGGAAGCATCGCCGCATTCCTCGCACTTGCGGGAAAAGACGCTACTTGCATTGCACGCGGCGAACACCTTGCCGCCATCCGTGAGCACGGATTGTTGCTACACAGTGACCTGAAGGGTGAGCATACGCTGAAGATGCCCGCTTATACGGCAGAAGAATACACTGAATTAATTGACAAAGAAATAAGTATCTCCCTCGTCAACTCGCCAACTGAATCCTTGTCAACTAAATATAAGGCAGACGTCATCTTCGTCTGCGTCAAAGGCTATTCGGTGGACTCCATCACGGAACTCATCAAACGCGCTTCTCACGAGCATACGGTAGTCATCCCTATTCTGAATGTTTACGGCACAGGCCCCCGCATCCAACGGCTTGTACCCGGCGTAACGGTGCTCGACGGCTGCATCTACATCGTGGGCTTCGTCTCCGGACGGGGGGAAATCACACAGATGGGCAATATATTCCGCCTCGTCTTCGGGGCACACCGTGGAACAATTGTTTCCCGTGAAACAATGGAAGCCGTGCAGCGCGATTTGCAGGAAAGCGGCATCAAGGCCGAAATCTCCGACGACATCAACCGGGACACGTTTGTCAAGTGGTCGTTCATATCGGCCATGGCTATTACCGGAGCCTATTATGACGTGCCGATGGGCGAGGTGCAGAAGCCGGGCAAGGTGCGCAACACCTTTATCGGACTGTCGCGTGAAAGTGCCGCTTTGGGGCAGAAGTTAGGCATCCGATTTAAGGAAGACATCATAGAGTACAACCTCAAAGTAATAGACAAGCTCGACCCCGAAAGCACCGCTTCCATGCAGAAAGACTTGGCAAAAGGGCATCAGAGCGAAGTGCAAGGACTGCTGTTCGACATGATTGCCGCCGCCGAGGAACAAGGGATAGACATCCCGACATACAGGATGGTGGCGGAGAAGTTCAAATAA
- a CDS encoding ORF6N domain-containing protein produces the protein MELTTIVQQKIYEIRGQRVMLDFDLAEMYGMETKRLKASVRRNMKRFPSDFMFELTQEEYISLRTKISSLKNGGRGQHPKYMPFAFTEQGVAMLSSVLNSDIAIEVNIAIMRAFVAVRQLIATPPTDCISNIEQEVKELKIYIEEVFTDQNDINEDTRMQLELINQTLAEMQMQKKQTEKPRNKIGFK, from the coding sequence ATGGAACTGACAACAATTGTACAGCAAAAGATATACGAGATAAGAGGACAAAGAGTGATGCTCGACTTCGACTTGGCAGAGATGTATGGAATGGAAACCAAGCGGTTAAAAGCAAGTGTAAGACGGAATATGAAACGATTTCCATCTGATTTTATGTTCGAGCTTACTCAAGAAGAGTATATTTCTTTAAGGACGAAAATTTCGTCCTTAAAGAATGGAGGCCGTGGTCAGCACCCCAAATATATGCCCTTCGCCTTCACCGAACAAGGTGTCGCCATGCTCTCCTCCGTTCTGAACAGCGACATCGCCATCGAAGTCAACATCGCCATCATGCGTGCTTTCGTTGCCGTCCGCCAACTGATAGCCACTCCACCGACCGACTGCATCAGTAATATAGAACAAGAAGTAAAGGAACTAAAAATCTATATTGAAGAAGTCTTCACCGACCAGAACGACATCAATGAAGATACCCGAATGCAACTGGAACTCATCAATCAAACGCTTGCCGAAATGCAGATGCAAAAGAAGCAGACAGAAAAGCCCCGCAACAAGATAGGCTTCAAATAG